From Camelina sativa cultivar DH55 chromosome 20, Cs, whole genome shotgun sequence, the proteins below share one genomic window:
- the LOC109131257 gene encoding uncharacterized protein At3g60930, chloroplastic-like: MASTSEPSSSPEIESEQLIRRTSKRRTLNPERSAQIGESSRSASEVPPHLVRCSTGASNLPSSFRLEEENTELTPDVLAQEEDRFVPLGFSIEDIDLLYDHEGRIGGEKSLSSTKSVNDMLNSCGLFNNNVTILIPREDQRPWNPPEGYICLYEGYFDECRLLFPIPELISHYAQRRRIAICQFVPGAICNFMAALTVAAEVGVNIGVQCFEQLSSFKLSKSPHRWEVNMKPAHNFIPGKKVSKFKKYVDHYFYVRVDQYSLANPLGFQRRVWNENPDRLFCATRLAPNYLLVRDALLTGNNRRWELITRIRIETAMGKARTNFPSFASSLGRSTGCSIMEPKDLQIVRRDTQAVIEVEIDQSQGLTEVDPTPDQTVADPIQAPGEDIEPSNVAEKDTLPLALENTDLPNEEQDVPQLETGSKRRKKKKKQSGDNPATEPQPVVNRKRLAEEAGLESADRFRLERRNDKTDRFSYHYFGDYRLVTNHEASGELFRTLKTSNRILPSVDKLEFKQAFVDVAESHLMTAAKMNTLTQLYDRCAKSSKKSGLELEKMNECAEQIRAASDAKDARIKELEALVAEKDGIIANTELRVGELNSRALTLEEEKVEMQDSCDGLKVQLAFEVKRLRTDRWEKVERTAKKAQSRLDKVKAYLVEQVKVRPLEDLLNQATGVQEAVQYLIENGAVIPEERIKEINEKKAEAKETFKAIDVLELNEDDLAMSPDQLETTAPESVEHPFGSNAGSFQADLSGALDV; the protein is encoded by the exons ATGGCGAGCACATCGGAACCTTCCTCTTCGCCAGAAATCGAAAGCGAGCAACTAATTCGTCGTACTTCCAAACGAAGAACTCTCAACCCTGAACGCTCTGCGCAGATCGGGGAATCAAGTAGATCGGCCTCCGAAGTCCCACCACACCTGGTTCGCTGTTCAACAGGAGCCTCAAACTTGCCGTCATCATTTCGTCTCGAAGAGGAAAATACCGAACTGACTCCGGATGTACTTGCTCAAGAAGAAGATCGGTTCGTACCCCTGGGATTTTCGATCGAAGATATCGATCTGTTGTACGACCATGAAGGACGAATTGGAGGCGAAAAAAGTTTGAGTTCGACTAAATCCGTGAACGACATGCTGAACTCGTGTGGTTTATTCAACAACAACGTCACAATTTTGATTCCGCGAGAAGATCAACGCCCCTGGAATCCCCCGGAAGGGTATATATGCTTGTACGAGGGTTACTTTGACGAGTGTCGTCTCCTGTTCCCAATCCCGGAATTGATATCACACTACGCCCAAAGACGGAGGATAGCGATCTGCCAGTTCGTGCCTGGAGCCATTTGTAACTTTATGGCCGCCCTTACCGTAGCAGCCGAAGTCGGAGTCAACATTGGAGTTCAATGTTTCGAACAACTATCCAGCTTTAAGTTATCAAAGAGTCCGCACCGCTGGGAAGTGAATATGAAGCCGGCCCATAATTTCATCCCCGGTAAAAAAGTATCCAAATTCAAGAAGTATGTGGACCATTACTTCTACGTCCGCGTCGACCAGTACTCACTCGCCAATCCGTTGGGTTTTCAGcggagagtgtggaatgaaaatcctg ATCGTCTGTTTTGTGCAACGCGCCTAGCTCCAAACTATCTCCTTGTCAGAGACGCTTTGCTAACCGGGAACAATCGTCGGTGGGAGCTTATCACTCGTATCCGTATTGAAACAGCAATGGGCAAAGCTAGGACAAATTTTCCAAGTTTCGCCAGTTCGCTAGGACGATCTACCGGATGCAGTATCATGGAGCCCAAAGATCTCCAGATTGTTCGCCGAGACACTCAAGCTGTCATTGAAGTCGAGATCGATCAATCCCAGGGTCTAACCGAAGTCGATCCTACCCCGGACCAAACCGTCGCCGACCCTATTCAGGCACCCGGAGAAGATATCGAGCCGTCCAATGTTGCAGAGAAAGATACTCTTCCTTTGGCTTTAGAGAACACCGATCTCCCGAACGAAGAACAGGATGTTCCTCAACTTGAGACCGGATccaaaaggaggaagaagaagaagaagcaatccGGTGATAACCCAGCCACTGAGCCGCAACCTGTAGTGAACCGCAAGCGCTTGGCCGAAGAAGCCGGACTGGAATCTGCCGATCGGTTTCGTCTGGAAAGGAGAAATGATAAGACTGATCGCTTCTCCTACCACTACTTCGGTGACTACCGTCTAGTGACCAATCATGAGGCTTCAGGCGAGCTCTTCCGAACCTTGAAGACCTCCAATCGAATCCTTCCGTCGGTGGACAAACTGGAATTCAAACAGGCGTTCGTTGATGTTGCCGAATCCCACCTAATG ACTGCCGCCAAGATGAACACGCTAACTCAATTATACGATAGGTGTGCCAAGTCCAGCAAGAAGTCGGGATTGGAGCTCGAAAAAATGAACGAATGCGCAGAGCAGATCCGAGCTGCCAGTGATGCTAAGGACGCAAGGATCAAGGAACTCGAGGCGCTTGTTGCCGAAAAAGATGGCATCATTGCCAACACCGAACTGAGGGTTGGCGAACTGAACTCCCGAGCGCTTACtctagaagaagagaaagtcgAAATGCAGGATTCATGCGACGGGTTGAAGGTTCAGCTTGCTTTCGAAGTTAAGAGACTTCGGACAGATCGATGGGAGAAGGTGGAGCGAACAGCGAAGAAAGCGCAGTCCCGATTAGACAAGGTCAAGGCCTATCTAGTCGAACAGGTAAAGGTTCGCCCCCTGGAAGATCTGCTGAACCAAGCCACCGGCGTGCAGGAAGCTGTACAATATCTGATTGAAAATGGGGCCGTCATTCCTGAAGAGCGAATCAAGGAGATCAACGAGAAAAAGGCCGAAGCCAAGGAGACTTTCAAGGCGATCGATGTACTCGAGCTGAATGAAGATGACCTTGCCATGTCCCCGGATCAGCTCG AGACGACGGCTCCGGAGTCCGTTGAACATCCATTCGGCTCGAACGCCGGGAGTTTTCAAGCAGATCTGTCTGGTGCCTTGGACGTgtaa
- the LOC104772848 gene encoding endogenous retrovirus group K member 10 Pol protein-like, with translation MFVNGSSTNQGSRVGLILRSPTGEILEQALKLNFKASNNETEYEAVLAGLRLAQGLGFKHLQVLCYSQLVVSQFSGEFDAKNKRMGAYRQLVRTLSGEFTSFSLTKVPRNENASADALAALANQSDPKLRRTIPIECIDTPSIDPDSLIALINDDPIPMEVDEPIEDMADIAEPPEDWQLEIKLYISDGIIPADRWAARRLKARSARYILLDGKLFRRSASGVLLTCVTRDEAKRIMMEVHEGEGGNHSGGRALALKIKKDEHYWPTMMADCETFTAKCEACQRHGLMRHISPELLNTVTAPYPFMRWAMDAIGPLPASKSKKYVLVLTDYFTKWVEAESFTRIQSLDVTNFIWKNIICRHGLPYEIVTDNGTQFTSMITRRFLMKWQIRLSTSTPRYLQGNGQAEATNKSIVDGLKK, from the coding sequence ATGTTCGTCAACGGTTCGTCAACGAATCAAGGGTCCAGGGTGGGACTCATCCTCCGATCCCCTACCGGTGAAATCCTTGAGCAGGCGTTAAAGCTCAATTTCAAAGCGTCGAACAACGAGACCGAATACGAGGCCGTTCTCGCGGGACTCCGGTTAGCCCAGGGACTTGGATTCAAACACCTCCAGGTCTTATGTTACTCCCAACTCGTAGTCAGCCAGTTCAGCGGAGAATTCGATGCGAAAAATAAGCGAATGGGAGCATATCGACAGTTAGTCCGCACGTTATCTGGAGAATTCACATCTTTCTCTCTGACGAAGGTCCCACGGAACGAGAATGCATCAGCCGACGCCCTTGCAGCTCTGGCGAACCAGTCCGACCCCAAGCTACGGCGTACCATTCCAATTGAGTGCATCGATACTCCCAGCATCGATCCAGACAGCCTCATCGCCCTCATCAACGACGACCCAATCCCGATGGAAGTCGACGAGCCAATAGAAGATATGGCGGACATCGCCGAACCTCCTGAGGATTGGCAACTCGAGATCAAACTTTACATCTCCGATGGCATCATCCCAGCAGACCGATGGGCAGCTCGACGACTGAAGGCTCGAAGTGCCAGGTACATCCTGTTGGACGGCAAACTATTTCGCCGAAGTGCATCGGGAGTGTTGCTTACCTGTGTTACTCGGGATGAGGCCAAACGTATCATGATGGAAGTGCATGAAGGCGAGGGCGGCAACCATTCTGGCGGACGCGCACTCgctctcaaaatcaaaaaggaTGAGCATTATTGGCCTACCATGATGGCCGATTGCGAAACTTTCACGGCCAAATGCGAAGCTTGTCAACGCCATGGATTAATGCGGCACATCTCGCCCGAGCTGCTAAATACCGTGACAGCTCCGTATCCTTTTATGCGCTGGGCCATGGATGCCATAGGACCGTTGCCGGCATCCAAATCCAAGAAGTATGTCCTGGTGCTGACCGATTATTTCACCAAGTGGGTGGAGGCAGAATCTTTCACAAGGATCCAATCCTTAGATGTGACCAATTTCatatggaagaacatcatatgtcgcCACGGACTGCCATACGAGATTGTCACCGACAACGGCACCCAATTCACCTCGATGATCACTAGACGCTTCTTGATGAAGTGGCAAATACGTCTCAGCACTTCGACTCCTCGATACCTGCAAGGGAATGGTCAAGCTGAAGCCACGAATAAGTCAATTGTCGATGGACTCAAGAAATGA
- the LOC104772849 gene encoding uncharacterized protein LOC104772849, with protein MNTLLHRAISTAPEIDRIVEVTRQSPFTQRITRAAVPNVKLKLPIYQGDKDPVQFMTSFMATMSKARFTDEQRDAGCCQLFVDSVSGPGLVWFMRLEPNSIDNFDQLSKAFLKNYRILIERGVTSLDLWEMAQERGEPIASFLNRFKEKLTKVNVPEDAAMAAFRKGLIPGSPLRKDLNIREPKDLDDALHRASRFALDEEEEAQIAAKTNDGQPSHPPKAKNRVEHHEPHKHHEPQDQKKASSTQSPRWTIKRSSPLTRRNSTAIFTCTQVIPHKSAST; from the coding sequence ATGAACACGCTCCTCCATCGAGCTATCAGCACGGCCCCGGAGATCGACAGGATTGTCGAGGTAACTCGGCAGTCACCTTTCACGCAACGGATAACGCGGGCTGCCGTGCCGAATGTCAAGCTGAAACTTCCGATCTACCAAGGAGACAAAGATCCGGTCCAGTTCATGACATCCTTCATGGCAACTATGTCAAAAGCACGATTCACCGACGAACAGAGGGACGCCGGTTGCTGTCAGCTATTCGTCGATAGCGTTTCCGGCCCTGGCTTGGTATGGTTCATGAGGCTCGAGCCAAACTCAATCGACAACTTCGATCAATTATCCAAGGCTTTCCTCAAGAACTATCGAATCCTCATCGAACGAGGCGTGACAAGTTTGGATCTCTGGGAGATGGCTCAGGAACGTGGAGAGCCCATCGCCAGCTTCTTGAACAGATTCAAGGAGAAGCTGACAAAGGTCAACGTCCCGGAGGACGCTGCAATGGCAGCCTTCAGAAAGGGCTTGATCCCCGGATCACCGTTACGAAAGGACCTCAACATCCGGGAACCCAAGGACCTTGACGACGCGCTGCATCGAGCTTCCAGATTCGCGctcgatgaggaggaggaggctcaAATAGCCGCAAAAACTAATGACGGACAACCGTCGCATCCCCCCAAAGCTAAAAACCGGGTCGAACACCACGAACCCCACAAGCACCACGAACCTCAGGATCAAAAAAAGGCGTCATCCACGCAGTCTCCAAGATGGACGATCAAGAGAAGCAGCCCTCTGACCCGAAGGAACTCTACTGCGATTTTCACATGTACCCAGGTCATTCCACACAAGAGTGCGTCCACCTGA